From one Rosa rugosa chromosome 4, drRosRugo1.1, whole genome shotgun sequence genomic stretch:
- the LOC133744637 gene encoding uncharacterized protein LOC133744637 — protein sequence MQRFKVLAWNCRGLNNTETQDALVSIVRHQNPSLVFLSETLAAPDLLTTVQRRIGFDGVVCAPKDDDCRGLALFWRRELPVRLHTYSANHIDAEVGVVGSEGVFRFTGIYGVATTANRDITWNLLRLLATQYNLPWLVAGDFNEILCHADKSGGPARPVGQIQRFRQALVDCDLVNMGFVGSRFTWSNRFTKERLDRACHTVQWRDLYPFSRVITLPLSHSDHCPILIDVNPDSGSLPRSPRAFRFEEMWLAHTGCTGVVEQGLMLPTIGESMSQVSRKIKHTGHLFLKWHDGTFQQRQTEMKLIQGKLEVLMRKPFEQSHFDEQKALQPKISDEMNLSLSAPYSEEEIKKALFQMHPSKSPGPDGMSPCFFQKFWHVVGHDVCCAVKAVLTTGTISQESNFTHLTLIPKIKESKLPSDLRQIALCNVIYKIASKVLANRLKLILPHIISPLQSAFVSGRLTSDNTLVATEIAHFMKKLRRQANGFFSLKLDISKAYDRLEWQYLEAILLHLGFCQSWVSIVLATVKSVSYSILINGSPTGFIMPTRGIRQGDPLSPYLFILCAEGLSALISSSVQNGTIRGLTMAPTAPTMHHLLFADDCFLFGDASARECLDFKRLLDVYARASGQHINLQKSSVVFSGNVSLHSRNTLAAILGVQCVKEHGLYLGLPIHVGHNKKAIFAYLKERLSKKLISWRSKILSSGGKELLIKAVAQTLPNYVMNCYALPKTMCDELQQLCCQFFWGSSEEKQRIHWRSWERKCLPKDKGGLGFKHLHAHNLAMLSKQGWRLLSKPDSLVAQVFKAVYYPFGSFLTADMGERPSYSWRSLMEARPVLQAGLVWRIGDGQSVDIWNDEWIPNVSHHSIFRPDDTVFERVADLFHGDSLTWNHVAVHACFEP from the exons ATGCAGCGTTTCAAGGTTCTGGCATGGAATTGTCGGGGCCTGAACAACACAGAAACCCAAGACGCTCTTGTCAGCATTGTTCGGCATCAAAACCCTAGTCTGGTTTTTTTGTCAGAAACCTTGGCAGCCCCGGATCTATTGACGACAGTTCAACGTCGAATAGGTTTTGATGGTGTTGTTTGTGCACCGAAGGATGACGACTGTCGTGGCTTAGCCCTCTTCTGGCGTAGAGAGCTCCCGGTCCGCCTTCACACCTACTCTGCTAATCACATCGACGCTGAGGTTGGTGTGGTGGGCTCAGAGGGAGTATTTCGCTTCACAGGTATCTATGGAGTCGCTACTACAGCTAACCGTGATATTACTTGGAACCTTCTCCGATTATTGGCTACCCAATATAACTTACCTTGGCTCGTTGCTGGTGACTTCAACGAGATCTTGTGCCATGCAGACAAGTCTGGCGGCCCAGCTCGACCAGTGGGACAAATACAGCGATTTCGTCAAGCTCTTGTGGATTGTGATTTAGTTAATATGGGGTTTGTGGGATCACGCTTCACCTGGTCTAATCGTTTTACAAAGGAGAGGCTTGATCGAGCCTGCCACACAGTGCAGTGGAGAGATCTCTACCCGTTCTCCCGAGTTATCACTCTTCCCCTCAGTCACTCTGATCACTGTCCTATCTTGATTGATGTGAACCCGGATTCTGGTTCTTTGCCTCGTAGTCCTAGGGCTTTTCGGTTCGAAGAGATGTGGCTGGCCCATACAGGCTGTACTGGAGTTGTTGAGCAAGGTTTGATGCTTCCCACTATTGGTGAGTCCATGTCCCAAGTTAGTAGAAAGATTAAGCATACTGGACATCTTTTCTTGAAATGGCATGATGGTACCTTCCAGCAGCGACAAACTGAGATGAAGTTGATCCAAGGTAAGCTAGAAGTCCTCATGAGGAAGCCTTTTGAGCAGAGTCATTTTGACGAACAAAAAGCTCTCCAG CCTAAGATATCCGATGAGATGAACTTGAGCCTTTCTGCTCCGTACTCGGAGGAGGAGATCAAGAAGGCTTTATTTCAAATGCACCCCTCTAAATCTCCGGGTCCAGACGGGATGTCTCCATGTTTTTTCCAAAAGTTTTGGCATGTGGTTGGCCATGATGTGTGCTGCGCAGTTAAGGCAGTATTGACCACAGGTACCATCTCCCAGGAATCAAACTTCACTCACCTTACTCTCATTCCAAAGATTAAAGAATCGAAGCTCCCTTCTGACTTGCGACAAATTGCTTTGTGCAACGTGATTTATAAGATTGCTTCGAAGGTTCTGGCTAACAGGCTCAAGCTTATTTTGCCTCACATTATTTCCCCGCTACAAAGTGCTTTCGTTTCTGGACGTTTAACCTCAGATAATACATTGGTTGCTACGGAGATTGCTCACTTCATGAAAAAGCTCCGTAGGCAGGCaaatggttttttttctttgaaattggATATCTCGAAGGCATATGATCGTTTGGAATGGCAATACCTCGAGGCTATTCTTCTCCACTTAGGGTTTTGCCAAAGCTGGGTGTCCATTGTACTGGCCACGGTCAAGTCTGTTAGCTACTCTATTTTGATAAATGGATCTCCTACAGGTTTTATCATGCCTACTAGAGGTATTCGACAAGGCGATCCCTTATCTCCATACTTATTTATATTGTGCGCTGAGGGTCTCTCTGCTTTGATTTCCTCTTCCGTTCAGAACGGAACTATTCGTGGTTTAACCATGGCTCCTACTGCTCCTaccatgcatcatttactttttgcagatgattgttttctttttggggACGCATCAGCACGAGAATGCCTGGATTTTAAGCGTTTGTTGGATGTGTACGCTAGAGCCTCTGGACAACACATTAACCTGCAGAAGTCTAGTGTGGTTTTCAGTGGTAATGTTAGTTTGCATAGCAGAAACACTTTGGCTGCTATCCTTGGTGTGCAATGTGTTAAAGAACATGGATTGTACCTAGGGCTGCCTATTCATGTTGGACATAATAAGAAGGCCATTTTTGCTTATCTGAAAGAGCGCTTGTCAAAGAAACTCATTAGTTGGAGATCCAAGATTTTAAGTTCTGGAGGTAAGGAATTGTTAATTAAGGCGGTGGCTCAGACTCTACCTAATTATGTAATGAATTGTTATGCTCTCCCTAAAACTATGTGTGATGAATTACAACAACTCTGTTGTCAATTTTTTTGGGGAAGCTCTGAGGAGAAGCAGCGAATTCACTGGAGGTCTTGGGAAAGAAAGTGTTTGCCAAAAGACAAAGGTGGTTTAGGTTTTAAACACTTACATGCTCATAATCTGGCTATGCTCTCTAAGCAGGGTTGGAGGTTGCTTTCCAAACCTGACTCGCTTGTGGCTCAAGTATTTAAAGCTGTCTATTATCCTTTTGGATCCTTCCTTACGGCAGACATGGGTGAGCGCCCCTCCTACTCGTGGCGAAGTTTAATGGAGGCTAGGCCTGTGCTACAGGCTGGACTTGTTTGGAGAATTGGAGATGGGCAGTCAGTGGATATTTGGAATGATGAGTGGATTCCTAATGTCTCTCATCACTCTATCTTTAGACCGGATGACACTGTCTTTGAGCGGGTAGCGGATTTATTCCATGGTGATTCATTGACTTGGAATCATGTTGCTGTCCATGCCTGCTTTGAGCCTTAG
- the LOC133744636 gene encoding uncharacterized protein LOC133744636, with protein MGLWKNRNDKLWNDNAKQAPVIVACTMAWYEEFLQANRSMTPVTCKRTKANASWSPHIVGMLCLNVDGAYVPSLQHGGIGGVLCNEKGEFIVGLAYRVPNVSSAYHTELLAIKSRLEIIQALGITNVALMSDCLEVVKAVTANDQDFSPLGTIVEEIKGLLGELHSIGVHQNYRTANHVAHRLASFGFDSDIHMEWFFQAPESVLDALQYDCNHINH; from the coding sequence ATGGGGCTTTGGAAGAATAGAAATGATAAATTGTGGAATGATAATGCTAAACAAGCACCGGTAATTGTTGCTTGTACTATGGCTTGGTATGAAGAGTTTCTTCAAGCTAATAGAAGCATGACACCGGTAACCTGTAAGAGGACGAAAGCTAATGCATCCTGGTCCCCTCACATAGTTGGTATGTTGTGTttgaatgttgatggtgcttatGTTCCTTCATTACAGCATGGAGGCATTGGAGGTGTTCTGTGTAATGAGAAGGGTGAGTTTATTGTTGGCTTAGCTTATAGGGTGCCCAATGTGTCTTCTGCTTATCATACTGAGTTGCTTGCTATTAAATCTAGGTTGGAGATCATCCAGGCACTTGGTATAACAAATGTTGCTTTAATGAGTGATTGTTTAGAGGTTGTAAAGGCTGTGACAGCAAACGACCAAGATTTTTCTCCTTTGGGAACTATTGTTGAAGAAATAAAAGGTTTGTTAGGAGAATTGCATTCTATAGGTGTTCATCAGAATTACAGAACTGCTAACCATGTTGCTCATAGATTAGcaagttttggttttgattctgaCATTCATATGGAATGGTTCTTTCAAGCTCCAGAGTCTGTTCTGGATGCCCTACAGTACGATTGTAATCATATAAATCATTAA
- the LOC133744639 gene encoding receptor-like protein EIX2, with translation MLKLNSLNLSRNNLTGKVLEKFGNLNRLESLDLSRRQISGRIPSSFSSLNFLSVLDLSYNHLSGRIPLGTQLQSFNASAYMGNSGLCGPPLTQQCPGDGTTQNPGVTTGTEYDDDGIISMGFFVSTVLGFATGFWKVCGSLLLKSSWRHSYFRFLDDTRDWVHVKTAVYKELLTGIRGNEPTYPEIGNSRLNVEGFEMPLLRNK, from the exons ATGCtaaagttgaattctctaaacCTCTCAAGAAACAATTTGACAGGGAAGGTTCTTGAAAAGTTTGGTAACCTGAACAGGTTAGAATCTCTTGATTTGTCAAGACGCCAGATATCTGGGAGAATTCCTTCAAGTTTTTCGAGCTTAAACTTTCTTAGTGTCTTGGACTTATCATACAACCATTTGTCTGGAAGAATTCCACTAGGCACTCAACTTCAGTCTTTTAATGCTTCTGCCTATATGGGAAATAGTGGACTTTGCGGACCACCACTTACACAACAATGCCCTGGAGATGGAACAACACAAAATCCTGGAGTCACTACTGGTactgaatatgatgatgatggtaTCATAAGCATGGGATTCTTTGTCAGTACAGTGCTTGGATTCGCCACTGGATTTTGGAAAGTCTGTGGCAGTTTACTGCTTAAGAGCTCTTGGAGACACTCCTATTTCAGGTTCCTGGATGATACAAGAGATTGGGTTCATGTCAAAACTGCTGTGTACAAG GAGCTTCTCACTGGCATTCGGGGGAATGAGCCGACTTACCCcgaaattggaaattcaaggCTTAATGTGGAAGGTTTTGAGATGCCGTTgctaagaaataaataa
- the LOC133744638 gene encoding receptor-like protein EIX1, with amino-acid sequence MDLDLSQNRFWGSLGLDLTSFTELKFLSLSQNLLNGSLSESIGQLSSLEVLDLSGNSLNGVITEAHFLNLSRLQSFDVSDNSALSINLSSNWNPPFQLNDLYMSSCKVGPAFPKWIQTQRNLTNLHINNAGLILDSLPEKFLDQFSGLEDLDLSLNHIHGKLPNFSTSLLKYVNLSSNLFSGALPSFPPTIQYLILSENKLSGPLSSLCATQAPNFFLLDLSVNLLSGELPNCWMQFPALELLNLGKNKFSGKLPISLGNLQLLWILRLHGNNFSGELLSSIHVLDLSQNNLSGALPHCFSNITASSDDTSVFGFVEIVWKGVKTEFGGNLAHLRS; translated from the exons ATGGACTTGGACTTGAGCCAAAACCGATTTTGGGGTTCATTAGGGCTAGATTTAACAAGTTTTACAGAGTTAAAATTTTTATCTCTTTCCCAAAATCTGCTAAATGGTTCTCTATCAGAGAGTATAGGGCAACTTTCTAGCCTTGAAGTTTTGGACCTTTCTGGGAATTCGTTGAATGGTGTCATAACAGAAGCCCACTTTTTGAACCTCTCTCGTTTACAGTCCTTCGATGTTTCTGATAATTCGGCTTTGTCTATCAATCTGAGCTCAAATTGGAATCCACCATTTCAACTTAATGATTTATACATGTCCTCTTGCAAAGTGGGCCCAGCTTTCCCCAAATGGATTCAAACGCAGAGAAATCTTACTAATCTTCATATCAACAATGCTGGATTAATATTGGACTCGTTGCCTGAGAAGTTCTTGGATCAATTTTCTGGCTTAGAGGACCTAGATCTTTCCCTGAACCATATCCATGGCAAATTGCCGAATTTTTCCACAAGCTTGTTGAAATATGTTAACTTGTCTTCTAATCTGTTTTCTGGTGCATTGCCATCATTCCCTCCAACAATCCAATATTTGATCCTCTCGGAAAACAAGCTTTCTGGACCCCTGAGTTCCTTATGTGCAACACAGGCTCCAAATTTCTTCCTTCTCGACCTTTCTGTAAACCTATTGTCAGGGGAACTTCCTAATTGCTGGATGCAATTTCCGGCATTAGAGTTGCTGAATTTAGGAAAGAATAAATTTTCTGGGAAACTACCAATCTCGTTAGGCAATTTACAATTATTGTGGATATTGCGTTTACATGGTAACAACTTTTCTGGAGAACT TTTAAGCTCCATTCATGTTTTGGACCTCTCTCAGAACAATTTATCCGGAGCCTTGCCGCATTGCTTCAGTAACATAACAGCTTCATCTGATGACACAAGTGTTTTTGGATTTGTAGAAATAGTGTGGAAAGGAGTAAAGACTGAGTTTGGGGGAAATCTTGCACATTTGAGAAGCTAG